One genomic segment of Suricata suricatta isolate VVHF042 chromosome 16, meerkat_22Aug2017_6uvM2_HiC, whole genome shotgun sequence includes these proteins:
- the ZNF772 gene encoding zinc finger protein 772 isoform X3 has product MDPVQVREACLCPHRSHPIHVSPGLWCPTPRYTLPAHESEDRGEILSPAFQGHVTFEDVAVYFSQEEWGLLEEAQRLLYRDVMLETLTLMASLGYESSTSRTDASLELGIKPWESDWADLTPARTREAQGCWHGAEGEETAFEQNISVGVSQVRPPKAGPSTQKAHPCETCGPLLKDILHLAGPQRTRPGQKSYTCGACGKQFWFSANLQPQRQHSRGEPFRGDEGGTLLVNSCPVEASEMPFMTGRGYKDFPTSSSIFQHHAPHSNWKPNSNAKCVDAFHSGQRHHECSECGKVFSRKDSLVQHQRVHTGERPYECSECGKTFSRKPILAQHQRIHTGEMPYECGICGKVFNHSSNLIVHQRVHTGARPYKCSECGKAYSHKSTLVQHESIHTGERPYECSECGKYFGHKYRLIKHWSVHTGARPYECIECGKFFSQSSDLIAHQRVHNGEKPYVCSDCGKAFSHKHVLIQHHRIHTGERPYKCSECGKAFRQRASLIRHWKVHTGERP; this is encoded by the exons ATGGACCCTGTGCAGGTGAGGGAAGCGTGTCTGTGCCCTCATCGATCCCACCCCATCCACGTGTCTCCAGGATTGTGGTGTCCTACACCTCGGTACACTCTCCCAGCTCATGAGTCAGAGGACCGTGGAGAAATCCTCAGCCCAGCGTTCCAG GGGCACGTGACCTTCGAGGACGTGGCCGTGTACTTCTCCCAGGAGGAGTGGGGGCTCCTTGAGGAGGCTCAGAGGCTCCTGTACCGCGATGTGATGCTGGAGACCTTGACACTTATGGCCTCACTGG GATATGAATCTTCCACATCCCGCACGGATGCCTCCCTGGAGCTGGGCATCAAGCCCTGGGAATCTGACTGGGCAGACCTCACTCCAGCCAGGACCAGAGAGGCTCAGG GTTGTTGGCATGGAGCAGAAGGCGAGGAGACCGCTTTTGAGCAGAACATTTCTGTGGGCGTGTCACAGGTCAGGCCTCCCAAGGCAGGCCCTTCTACCCAGAAGGCCCACCCCTGTGAGACTTGTGGCCCGCTCTTGAAAGACATTTTGCACTTGGCTGGGCCCCAGAGGACACGCCCTGGGCAGAAATCCTACACGTGTGGGGCGTGTGGGAAACAGTTCTGGTTCAGTGCCAACCTTCAGCCCCAGAGGCAGCACAGCAGAGGGGAACCCTTCAGAGGGGACGAGGGCGGCACCTTGCTTGTGAACAGCTGTCCTGTCGAAGCATCGGAGATGCCTTTTATGACAGGGAGGGGTTACAAGGACTTCCCAACGAGCTCAAGCATTTTTCAGCACCACGCCCCTCATAGTAATTGGAAGCCAAACAGTAACGCCAAATGTGTGGATGCCTTTCACAGTGGACAAAGGCATCAcgagtgcagtgaatgtgggaaggTCTTCAGCCGCAAAGACTCACTTGTGCAGCACCAGAGAGTCCACACTGGTGAGAGGCCTTAcgagtgcagtgaatgtgggaaaaccTTCAGCCGCAAACCAATTCTTGCTCAGCACCAGAGAATCCACACTGGAGAAATGCCATATGAGTGTGGCATATGTGGGAAAGTTTTCAATCATAGTTCCAACCTTATTGTACACCAGAGAGTCCACACTGGAGCAAGGCCTTACAAGTGCAGCGAGTGTGGGAAAGCCTACAGCCACAAGTCCACACTTGTTCAGCATGAGAGcattcacactggagaaaggcctTACGAGTGCAGCGAGTGTGGGAAATACTTTGGTCACAAATATAGACTCATTAAACACTGGAGCGTCCATACTGGGGCAAGGCCCTATGAGTGCATTGAATGTGGGAAGTTCTTCAGCCAGAGCTCTGACCTTATTGCACACCAGAGAGTTCACAATGGTGAAAAGCCCTATGTGTGCAGCGACTGTGGAAAAGCCTTTAGCCACAAACATGTACTTATTCAGCACCAtagaattcacactggagaaaggccATATAAGTGCAGTGAGTGCGGGAAGGCCTTCAGGCAAAGAGCTTCCCTCATCCGACATTGGAAAG ttcacactggagaaaggcctTAG
- the ZNF772 gene encoding zinc finger protein 772 isoform X4 translates to MSSGRRLFVDLALPVWQGHVTFEDVAVYFSQEEWGLLEEAQRLLYRDVMLETLTLMASLGYESSTSRTDASLELGIKPWESDWADLTPARTREAQGCWHGAEGEETAFEQNISVGVSQVRPPKAGPSTQKAHPCETCGPLLKDILHLAGPQRTRPGQKSYTCGACGKQFWFSANLQPQRQHSRGEPFRGDEGGTLLVNSCPVEASEMPFMTGRGYKDFPTSSSIFQHHAPHSNWKPNSNAKCVDAFHSGQRHHECSECGKVFSRKDSLVQHQRVHTGERPYECSECGKTFSRKPILAQHQRIHTGEMPYECGICGKVFNHSSNLIVHQRVHTGARPYKCSECGKAYSHKSTLVQHESIHTGERPYECSECGKYFGHKYRLIKHWSVHTGARPYECIECGKFFSQSSDLIAHQRVHNGEKPYVCSDCGKAFSHKHVLIQHHRIHTGERPYKCSECGKAFRQRASLIRHWKVHTGERP, encoded by the exons ATGTCCTCGGGAAGGAGGCTGTTCGTGGACTTGGCTCTTCCCGTGTGGCAGGGGCACGTGACCTTCGAGGACGTGGCCGTGTACTTCTCCCAGGAGGAGTGGGGGCTCCTTGAGGAGGCTCAGAGGCTCCTGTACCGCGATGTGATGCTGGAGACCTTGACACTTATGGCCTCACTGG GATATGAATCTTCCACATCCCGCACGGATGCCTCCCTGGAGCTGGGCATCAAGCCCTGGGAATCTGACTGGGCAGACCTCACTCCAGCCAGGACCAGAGAGGCTCAGG GTTGTTGGCATGGAGCAGAAGGCGAGGAGACCGCTTTTGAGCAGAACATTTCTGTGGGCGTGTCACAGGTCAGGCCTCCCAAGGCAGGCCCTTCTACCCAGAAGGCCCACCCCTGTGAGACTTGTGGCCCGCTCTTGAAAGACATTTTGCACTTGGCTGGGCCCCAGAGGACACGCCCTGGGCAGAAATCCTACACGTGTGGGGCGTGTGGGAAACAGTTCTGGTTCAGTGCCAACCTTCAGCCCCAGAGGCAGCACAGCAGAGGGGAACCCTTCAGAGGGGACGAGGGCGGCACCTTGCTTGTGAACAGCTGTCCTGTCGAAGCATCGGAGATGCCTTTTATGACAGGGAGGGGTTACAAGGACTTCCCAACGAGCTCAAGCATTTTTCAGCACCACGCCCCTCATAGTAATTGGAAGCCAAACAGTAACGCCAAATGTGTGGATGCCTTTCACAGTGGACAAAGGCATCAcgagtgcagtgaatgtgggaaggTCTTCAGCCGCAAAGACTCACTTGTGCAGCACCAGAGAGTCCACACTGGTGAGAGGCCTTAcgagtgcagtgaatgtgggaaaaccTTCAGCCGCAAACCAATTCTTGCTCAGCACCAGAGAATCCACACTGGAGAAATGCCATATGAGTGTGGCATATGTGGGAAAGTTTTCAATCATAGTTCCAACCTTATTGTACACCAGAGAGTCCACACTGGAGCAAGGCCTTACAAGTGCAGCGAGTGTGGGAAAGCCTACAGCCACAAGTCCACACTTGTTCAGCATGAGAGcattcacactggagaaaggcctTACGAGTGCAGCGAGTGTGGGAAATACTTTGGTCACAAATATAGACTCATTAAACACTGGAGCGTCCATACTGGGGCAAGGCCCTATGAGTGCATTGAATGTGGGAAGTTCTTCAGCCAGAGCTCTGACCTTATTGCACACCAGAGAGTTCACAATG GTGAAAAGCCCTATGTGTGCAGCGACTGTGGAAAAGCCTTTAGCCACAAACATGTACTTATTCAGCACCAtagaattcacactggagaaaggccATATAAGTGCAGTGAGTGCGGGAAGGCCTTCAGGCAAAGAGCTTCCCTCATCCGACATTGGAaagttcacactggagaaaggcctTAG
- the ZNF772 gene encoding zinc finger protein 772 isoform X6, translated as MLETLTLMASLGYESSTSRTDASLELGIKPWESDWADLTPARTREAQGCWHGAEGEETAFEQNISVGVSQVRPPKAGPSTQKAHPCETCGPLLKDILHLAGPQRTRPGQKSYTCGACGKQFWFSANLQPQRQHSRGEPFRGDEGGTLLVNSCPVEASEMPFMTGRGYKDFPTSSSIFQHHAPHSNWKPNSNAKCVDAFHSGQRHHECSECGKVFSRKDSLVQHQRVHTGERPYECSECGKTFSRKPILAQHQRIHTGEMPYECGICGKVFNHSSNLIVHQRVHTGARPYKCSECGKAYSHKSTLVQHESIHTGERPYECSECGKYFGHKYRLIKHWSVHTGARPYECIECGKFFSQSSDLIAHQRVHNGEKPYVCSDCGKAFSHKHVLIQHHRIHTGERPYKCSECGKAFRQRASLIRHWKVHTGERP; from the exons ATGCTGGAGACCTTGACACTTATGGCCTCACTGG GATATGAATCTTCCACATCCCGCACGGATGCCTCCCTGGAGCTGGGCATCAAGCCCTGGGAATCTGACTGGGCAGACCTCACTCCAGCCAGGACCAGAGAGGCTCAGG GTTGTTGGCATGGAGCAGAAGGCGAGGAGACCGCTTTTGAGCAGAACATTTCTGTGGGCGTGTCACAGGTCAGGCCTCCCAAGGCAGGCCCTTCTACCCAGAAGGCCCACCCCTGTGAGACTTGTGGCCCGCTCTTGAAAGACATTTTGCACTTGGCTGGGCCCCAGAGGACACGCCCTGGGCAGAAATCCTACACGTGTGGGGCGTGTGGGAAACAGTTCTGGTTCAGTGCCAACCTTCAGCCCCAGAGGCAGCACAGCAGAGGGGAACCCTTCAGAGGGGACGAGGGCGGCACCTTGCTTGTGAACAGCTGTCCTGTCGAAGCATCGGAGATGCCTTTTATGACAGGGAGGGGTTACAAGGACTTCCCAACGAGCTCAAGCATTTTTCAGCACCACGCCCCTCATAGTAATTGGAAGCCAAACAGTAACGCCAAATGTGTGGATGCCTTTCACAGTGGACAAAGGCATCAcgagtgcagtgaatgtgggaaggTCTTCAGCCGCAAAGACTCACTTGTGCAGCACCAGAGAGTCCACACTGGTGAGAGGCCTTAcgagtgcagtgaatgtgggaaaaccTTCAGCCGCAAACCAATTCTTGCTCAGCACCAGAGAATCCACACTGGAGAAATGCCATATGAGTGTGGCATATGTGGGAAAGTTTTCAATCATAGTTCCAACCTTATTGTACACCAGAGAGTCCACACTGGAGCAAGGCCTTACAAGTGCAGCGAGTGTGGGAAAGCCTACAGCCACAAGTCCACACTTGTTCAGCATGAGAGcattcacactggagaaaggcctTACGAGTGCAGCGAGTGTGGGAAATACTTTGGTCACAAATATAGACTCATTAAACACTGGAGCGTCCATACTGGGGCAAGGCCCTATGAGTGCATTGAATGTGGGAAGTTCTTCAGCCAGAGCTCTGACCTTATTGCACACCAGAGAGTTCACAATG GTGAAAAGCCCTATGTGTGCAGCGACTGTGGAAAAGCCTTTAGCCACAAACATGTACTTATTCAGCACCAtagaattcacactggagaaaggccATATAAGTGCAGTGAGTGCGGGAAGGCCTTCAGGCAAAGAGCTTCCCTCATCCGACATTGGAaagttcacactggagaaaggcctTAG
- the ZNF772 gene encoding zinc finger protein 772 isoform X1 encodes MDPVQVREACLCPHRSHPIHVSPGLWCPTPRYTLPAHESEDRGEILSPAFQGHVTFEDVAVYFSQEEWGLLEEAQRLLYRDVMLETLTLMASLGYESSTSRTDASLELGIKPWESDWADLTPARTREAQGCWHGAEGEETAFEQNISVGVSQVRPPKAGPSTQKAHPCETCGPLLKDILHLAGPQRTRPGQKSYTCGACGKQFWFSANLQPQRQHSRGEPFRGDEGGTLLVNSCPVEASEMPFMTGRGYKDFPTSSSIFQHHAPHSNWKPNSNAKCVDAFHSGQRHHECSECGKVFSRKDSLVQHQRVHTGERPYECSECGKTFSRKPILAQHQRIHTGEMPYECGICGKVFNHSSNLIVHQRVHTGARPYKCSECGKAYSHKSTLVQHESIHTGERPYECSECGKYFGHKYRLIKHWSVHTGARPYECIECGKFFSQSSDLIAHQRVHNGEKPYVCSDCGKAFSHKHVLIQHHRIHTGERPYKCSECGKAFRQRASLIRHWKVHTGERP; translated from the exons ATGGACCCTGTGCAGGTGAGGGAAGCGTGTCTGTGCCCTCATCGATCCCACCCCATCCACGTGTCTCCAGGATTGTGGTGTCCTACACCTCGGTACACTCTCCCAGCTCATGAGTCAGAGGACCGTGGAGAAATCCTCAGCCCAGCGTTCCAG GGGCACGTGACCTTCGAGGACGTGGCCGTGTACTTCTCCCAGGAGGAGTGGGGGCTCCTTGAGGAGGCTCAGAGGCTCCTGTACCGCGATGTGATGCTGGAGACCTTGACACTTATGGCCTCACTGG GATATGAATCTTCCACATCCCGCACGGATGCCTCCCTGGAGCTGGGCATCAAGCCCTGGGAATCTGACTGGGCAGACCTCACTCCAGCCAGGACCAGAGAGGCTCAGG GTTGTTGGCATGGAGCAGAAGGCGAGGAGACCGCTTTTGAGCAGAACATTTCTGTGGGCGTGTCACAGGTCAGGCCTCCCAAGGCAGGCCCTTCTACCCAGAAGGCCCACCCCTGTGAGACTTGTGGCCCGCTCTTGAAAGACATTTTGCACTTGGCTGGGCCCCAGAGGACACGCCCTGGGCAGAAATCCTACACGTGTGGGGCGTGTGGGAAACAGTTCTGGTTCAGTGCCAACCTTCAGCCCCAGAGGCAGCACAGCAGAGGGGAACCCTTCAGAGGGGACGAGGGCGGCACCTTGCTTGTGAACAGCTGTCCTGTCGAAGCATCGGAGATGCCTTTTATGACAGGGAGGGGTTACAAGGACTTCCCAACGAGCTCAAGCATTTTTCAGCACCACGCCCCTCATAGTAATTGGAAGCCAAACAGTAACGCCAAATGTGTGGATGCCTTTCACAGTGGACAAAGGCATCAcgagtgcagtgaatgtgggaaggTCTTCAGCCGCAAAGACTCACTTGTGCAGCACCAGAGAGTCCACACTGGTGAGAGGCCTTAcgagtgcagtgaatgtgggaaaaccTTCAGCCGCAAACCAATTCTTGCTCAGCACCAGAGAATCCACACTGGAGAAATGCCATATGAGTGTGGCATATGTGGGAAAGTTTTCAATCATAGTTCCAACCTTATTGTACACCAGAGAGTCCACACTGGAGCAAGGCCTTACAAGTGCAGCGAGTGTGGGAAAGCCTACAGCCACAAGTCCACACTTGTTCAGCATGAGAGcattcacactggagaaaggcctTACGAGTGCAGCGAGTGTGGGAAATACTTTGGTCACAAATATAGACTCATTAAACACTGGAGCGTCCATACTGGGGCAAGGCCCTATGAGTGCATTGAATGTGGGAAGTTCTTCAGCCAGAGCTCTGACCTTATTGCACACCAGAGAGTTCACAATG GTGAAAAGCCCTATGTGTGCAGCGACTGTGGAAAAGCCTTTAGCCACAAACATGTACTTATTCAGCACCAtagaattcacactggagaaaggccATATAAGTGCAGTGAGTGCGGGAAGGCCTTCAGGCAAAGAGCTTCCCTCATCCGACATTGGAaagttcacactggagaaaggcctTAG
- the ZNF772 gene encoding zinc finger protein 772 isoform X5 yields the protein MDPVQGHVTFEDVAVYFSQEEWGLLEEAQRLLYRDVMLETLTLMASLGYESSTSRTDASLELGIKPWESDWADLTPARTREAQGCWHGAEGEETAFEQNISVGVSQVRPPKAGPSTQKAHPCETCGPLLKDILHLAGPQRTRPGQKSYTCGACGKQFWFSANLQPQRQHSRGEPFRGDEGGTLLVNSCPVEASEMPFMTGRGYKDFPTSSSIFQHHAPHSNWKPNSNAKCVDAFHSGQRHHECSECGKVFSRKDSLVQHQRVHTGERPYECSECGKTFSRKPILAQHQRIHTGEMPYECGICGKVFNHSSNLIVHQRVHTGARPYKCSECGKAYSHKSTLVQHESIHTGERPYECSECGKYFGHKYRLIKHWSVHTGARPYECIECGKFFSQSSDLIAHQRVHNGEKPYVCSDCGKAFSHKHVLIQHHRIHTGERPYKCSECGKAFRQRASLIRHWKVHTGERP from the exons ATGGACCCTGTGCAG GGGCACGTGACCTTCGAGGACGTGGCCGTGTACTTCTCCCAGGAGGAGTGGGGGCTCCTTGAGGAGGCTCAGAGGCTCCTGTACCGCGATGTGATGCTGGAGACCTTGACACTTATGGCCTCACTGG GATATGAATCTTCCACATCCCGCACGGATGCCTCCCTGGAGCTGGGCATCAAGCCCTGGGAATCTGACTGGGCAGACCTCACTCCAGCCAGGACCAGAGAGGCTCAGG GTTGTTGGCATGGAGCAGAAGGCGAGGAGACCGCTTTTGAGCAGAACATTTCTGTGGGCGTGTCACAGGTCAGGCCTCCCAAGGCAGGCCCTTCTACCCAGAAGGCCCACCCCTGTGAGACTTGTGGCCCGCTCTTGAAAGACATTTTGCACTTGGCTGGGCCCCAGAGGACACGCCCTGGGCAGAAATCCTACACGTGTGGGGCGTGTGGGAAACAGTTCTGGTTCAGTGCCAACCTTCAGCCCCAGAGGCAGCACAGCAGAGGGGAACCCTTCAGAGGGGACGAGGGCGGCACCTTGCTTGTGAACAGCTGTCCTGTCGAAGCATCGGAGATGCCTTTTATGACAGGGAGGGGTTACAAGGACTTCCCAACGAGCTCAAGCATTTTTCAGCACCACGCCCCTCATAGTAATTGGAAGCCAAACAGTAACGCCAAATGTGTGGATGCCTTTCACAGTGGACAAAGGCATCAcgagtgcagtgaatgtgggaaggTCTTCAGCCGCAAAGACTCACTTGTGCAGCACCAGAGAGTCCACACTGGTGAGAGGCCTTAcgagtgcagtgaatgtgggaaaaccTTCAGCCGCAAACCAATTCTTGCTCAGCACCAGAGAATCCACACTGGAGAAATGCCATATGAGTGTGGCATATGTGGGAAAGTTTTCAATCATAGTTCCAACCTTATTGTACACCAGAGAGTCCACACTGGAGCAAGGCCTTACAAGTGCAGCGAGTGTGGGAAAGCCTACAGCCACAAGTCCACACTTGTTCAGCATGAGAGcattcacactggagaaaggcctTACGAGTGCAGCGAGTGTGGGAAATACTTTGGTCACAAATATAGACTCATTAAACACTGGAGCGTCCATACTGGGGCAAGGCCCTATGAGTGCATTGAATGTGGGAAGTTCTTCAGCCAGAGCTCTGACCTTATTGCACACCAGAGAGTTCACAATG GTGAAAAGCCCTATGTGTGCAGCGACTGTGGAAAAGCCTTTAGCCACAAACATGTACTTATTCAGCACCAtagaattcacactggagaaaggccATATAAGTGCAGTGAGTGCGGGAAGGCCTTCAGGCAAAGAGCTTCCCTCATCCGACATTGGAaagttcacactggagaaaggcctTAG
- the ZNF772 gene encoding zinc finger protein 772 isoform X2 produces the protein MDPVQVREACLCPHRSHPIHVSPGLWCPTPRYTLPAHESEDRGEILSPAFQGHVTFEDVAVYFSQEEWGLLEEAQRLLYRDVMLETLTLMASLGYESSTSRTDASLELGIKPWESDWADLTPARTREAQGCWHGAEGEETAFEQNISVGVSQVRPPKAGPSTQKAHPCETCGPLLKDILHLAGPQRTRPGQKSYTCGACGKQFWFSANLQPQRQHSRGEPFRGDEGGTLLVNSCPVEASEMPFMTGRGYKDFPTSSSIFQHHAPHSNWKPNSNAKCVDAFHSGQRHHECSECGKVFSRKDSLVQHQRVHTGERPYECSECGKTFSRKPILAQHQRIHTGEMPYECGICGKVFNHSSNLIVHQRVHTGARPYKCSECGKAYSHKSTLVQHESIHTGERPYECSECGKYFGHKYRLIKHWSVHTGARPYECIECGKFFSQSSDLIAHQRVHNGEKPYVCSDCGKAFSHKHVLIQHHRIHTGERPYKCSECGKAFRQRASLIRHWKVHTGERP, from the exons ATGGACCCTGTGCAGGTGAGGGAAGCGTGTCTGTGCCCTCATCGATCCCACCCCATCCACGTGTCTCCAGGATTGTGGTGTCCTACACCTCGGTACACTCTCCCAGCTCATGAGTCAGAGGACCGTGGAGAAATCCTCAGCCCAGCGTTCCAG GGGCACGTGACCTTCGAGGACGTGGCCGTGTACTTCTCCCAGGAGGAGTGGGGGCTCCTTGAGGAGGCTCAGAGGCTCCTGTACCGCGATGTGATGCTGGAGACCTTGACACTTATGGCCTCACTGG GATATGAATCTTCCACATCCCGCACGGATGCCTCCCTGGAGCTGGGCATCAAGCCCTGGGAATCTGACTGGGCAGACCTCACTCCAGCCAGGACCAGAGAGGCTCAGG GTTGTTGGCATGGAGCAGAAGGCGAGGAGACCGCTTTTGAGCAGAACATTTCTGTGGGCGTGTCACAGGTCAGGCCTCCCAAGGCAGGCCCTTCTACCCAGAAGGCCCACCCCTGTGAGACTTGTGGCCCGCTCTTGAAAGACATTTTGCACTTGGCTGGGCCCCAGAGGACACGCCCTGGGCAGAAATCCTACACGTGTGGGGCGTGTGGGAAACAGTTCTGGTTCAGTGCCAACCTTCAGCCCCAGAGGCAGCACAGCAGAGGGGAACCCTTCAGAGGGGACGAGGGCGGCACCTTGCTTGTGAACAGCTGTCCTGTCGAAGCATCGGAGATGCCTTTTATGACAGGGAGGGGTTACAAGGACTTCCCAACGAGCTCAAGCATTTTTCAGCACCACGCCCCTCATAGTAATTGGAAGCCAAACAGTAACGCCAAATGTGTGGATGCCTTTCACAGTGGACAAAGGCATCAcgagtgcagtgaatgtgggaaggTCTTCAGCCGCAAAGACTCACTTGTGCAGCACCAGAGAGTCCACACTGGTGAGAGGCCTTAcgagtgcagtgaatgtgggaaaaccTTCAGCCGCAAACCAATTCTTGCTCAGCACCAGAGAATCCACACTGGAGAAATGCCATATGAGTGTGGCATATGTGGGAAAGTTTTCAATCATAGTTCCAACCTTATTGTACACCAGAGAGTCCACACTGGAGCAAGGCCTTACAAGTGCAGCGAGTGTGGGAAAGCCTACAGCCACAAGTCCACACTTGTTCAGCATGAGAGcattcacactggagaaaggcctTACGAGTGCAGCGAGTGTGGGAAATACTTTGGTCACAAATATAGACTCATTAAACACTGGAGCGTCCATACTGGGGCAAGGCCCTATGAGTGCATTGAATGTGGGAAGTTCTTCAGCCAGAGCTCTGACCTTATTGCACACCAGAGAGTTCACAATGGTGAAAAGCCCTATGTGTGCAGCGACTGTGGAAAAGCCTTTAGCCACAAACATGTACTTATTCAGCACCAtagaattcacactggagaaaggccATATAAGTGCAGTGAGTGCGGGAAGGCCTTCAGGCAAAGAGCTTCCCTCATCCGAC ATTGGAaagttcacactggagaaaggcctTAG